A stretch of Lysinibacillus agricola DNA encodes these proteins:
- a CDS encoding thiol-activated cytolysin family protein has translation MGNRNYFKVIKFLVCLSVSLYIIHYPIISFAETLDTHLTSEKSKSTDIDTGIANLNYNSNEVLAVKGDKIERFVPREGINSKDKFIVVERNKKSLTTSPVDISIIDSMANRTYPGALQLANQAFVDNQPSLLVAKRKPLNISIDLPGMKRENTTTVDNPTYGNVSGAIDELVSTWSDKYSTTHTLPARLQYSESMVYSKSQIASTLNVNAKVLDNSLGIDFNAIANGEKKVMVAAYKQIFYTVSAELPNNPSDLFDDSVSFEELTRKGVSNEAPPVMVSNVAYGRTIYVKLETSSKSKDVQAAFKALLNNVNTNVETSGQYKDIFEESSFTAVVLGGDSQQHNQVVSKDFNDIRKIIKDNAEFSLKNPAYPISYTSVFLKDNSIAAVHNNTDYIETTSTEYTKGSIILDHYGAYVAQFEVAWDEFSYDENGEEVLSHKTWNGNWKDKTAHFSTVIPLPPNSKNIRIYARECTGLAWDWWRTIIDEYNVPLSNEIKVSIGGTTLYPTGTIN, from the coding sequence TATCATACATTATCCGATTATTTCCTTTGCTGAAACACTTGATACCCATTTAACTAGTGAAAAAAGCAAATCTACTGACATTGATACGGGTATTGCAAACTTGAACTACAATAGCAACGAAGTTTTAGCAGTGAAAGGAGATAAGATAGAACGTTTTGTTCCAAGAGAAGGTATAAACTCAAAAGATAAATTTATAGTTGTTGAACGAAACAAAAAATCACTTACAACTTCACCAGTAGATATTTCAATTATCGATTCTATGGCGAATCGTACCTATCCAGGAGCGTTACAACTTGCAAATCAAGCTTTTGTAGACAATCAACCTAGTTTATTGGTGGCCAAAAGAAAACCGCTAAATATAAGCATAGATTTACCTGGCATGAAAAGAGAAAATACAACGACCGTGGATAATCCTACATATGGTAATGTATCTGGTGCAATAGATGAGCTAGTATCTACTTGGAGTGATAAATACTCAACAACCCATACTTTACCTGCAAGACTACAATATTCAGAATCTATGGTTTACAGCAAATCTCAAATAGCAAGCACCCTAAATGTGAATGCCAAAGTTCTGGACAATTCACTGGGAATTGACTTTAATGCGATTGCAAATGGAGAGAAAAAAGTGATGGTTGCGGCGTATAAACAAATATTTTATACCGTAAGTGCAGAACTACCTAACAATCCATCAGACCTTTTTGATGATAGCGTTTCGTTTGAAGAGTTAACTCGTAAAGGAGTAAGTAATGAGGCTCCTCCCGTTATGGTGTCAAATGTAGCTTATGGCAGAACAATTTATGTGAAATTAGAAACAAGCTCTAAGAGCAAGGATGTACAAGCTGCATTTAAAGCCTTACTGAACAATGTTAATACGAATGTAGAAACGAGTGGACAGTATAAAGATATTTTTGAAGAAAGTTCCTTTACTGCTGTAGTATTAGGCGGAGATTCACAACAGCATAACCAGGTTGTCTCAAAAGATTTTAATGATATTAGAAAAATAATTAAAGATAATGCAGAATTTAGTCTTAAAAATCCAGCATACCCAATTTCATATACAAGTGTTTTCTTAAAGGATAATTCAATTGCTGCTGTTCATAACAATACAGATTATATCGAGACAACATCTACAGAATACACTAAAGGCAGCATCATCCTGGATCATTACGGGGCATATGTTGCTCAATTTGAAGTAGCCTGGGATGAATTCTCATATGATGAAAATGGAGAAGAAGTGCTATCTCATAAAACTTGGAACGGAAACTGGAAAGACAAAACAGCTCATTTCTCTACAGTAATACCTCTTCCGCCTAATTCAAAAAATATAAGAATTTATGCAAGAGAATGTACAGGTCTTGCATGGGATTGGTGGAGAACAATTATTGATGAATACAATGTTCCATTATCTAATGAAATAAAAGTTTCAATTGGAGGAACTACATTATACCCAACAGGTACTATTAATTAG